A window of Chitinophaga sp. MM2321 contains these coding sequences:
- a CDS encoding BPSS1187 family protein has protein sequence MLRNKLWLLLLCTSAATAQVKVQYIEPAQTQEGISAIHSPHIALQDPSQRDRHRLILMIPGTGGSAASSRMFDSCFATMGYHVISLDYKNNVITTVCSKSEDSTCFDHFREEIMFGTPVSDKVEVDTLNSIVNRFTRLLVYLSAHDPEGNWGQFIKHGQPRWDRIVAAGHSQGAGHAAYLGKSFRLSGVMLFSGPQDYLQAYQMPAGWQGESSRTSVTRYYSFLHIQDPFNYEYQVQDVALLSKVATTDTVMVQPHTPVVSKKRILVTDIDKQDRHSSTLGTEFTAVWRYMITGATGK, from the coding sequence ATGCTCAGAAATAAATTATGGTTACTGCTGCTTTGTACTTCCGCAGCCACCGCCCAGGTAAAGGTGCAATATATTGAACCGGCACAAACACAGGAAGGTATTTCTGCTATTCATAGTCCGCATATCGCCTTGCAAGACCCTTCACAACGTGACAGGCACCGGCTGATCCTCATGATACCGGGGACAGGTGGTAGTGCTGCGAGCAGCCGGATGTTCGACAGTTGCTTTGCTACAATGGGCTATCATGTGATCAGCCTGGACTATAAGAATAATGTGATCACCACTGTTTGCTCGAAGAGTGAAGACAGCACCTGTTTTGATCATTTCAGGGAAGAGATCATGTTTGGTACGCCGGTGAGTGATAAAGTAGAAGTGGATACCCTCAACAGTATTGTGAACCGATTTACCCGGCTGCTGGTGTATTTGTCGGCCCATGACCCCGAAGGTAACTGGGGACAGTTTATAAAGCACGGACAGCCCCGTTGGGATCGTATCGTTGCAGCAGGGCATTCCCAGGGTGCCGGTCATGCTGCTTACCTCGGGAAAAGTTTCCGGTTAAGTGGCGTGATGTTGTTCTCCGGTCCGCAGGACTATTTGCAGGCTTACCAGATGCCTGCCGGCTGGCAGGGGGAAAGTAGCCGCACATCGGTAACCAGGTATTATTCCTTCCTGCATATACAGGACCCTTTTAATTATGAGTACCAGGTACAGGATGTAGCATTGCTGAGTAAGGTAGCCACCACGGATACGGTGATGGTACAGCCGCATACGCCTGTTGTTTCAAAAAAACGTATACTCGTTACCGATATAGACAAGCAGGATCGCCACAGCTCCACATTGGGGACGGAGTTCACAGCCGTGTGGCGATATATGATAACCGGTGCTACCGGAAAATAG
- a CDS encoding SgcJ/EcaC family oxidoreductase: protein MNKASAITAIAQATAHINQSFETLDFKGAANYLTEDCDYITFNGHHLQGRAAYIELHETLMNNFMFRGARLEGVVKEIRFLNDTTAVVIATGAIRFRWQKEAPQSRQSINTSVWVYDETGQWLLSAFHNCRVKEFSRFSRWLLTLGRR from the coding sequence ATGAATAAAGCATCAGCCATTACGGCCATAGCGCAGGCTACGGCGCATATTAACCAATCCTTTGAAACACTGGACTTCAAAGGGGCTGCCAATTATTTAACGGAAGATTGTGATTATATCACTTTTAACGGACATCACCTGCAAGGGCGTGCAGCCTATATTGAATTGCATGAAACGCTCATGAACAACTTTATGTTCCGTGGTGCCAGGCTGGAAGGAGTAGTGAAAGAGATCCGTTTTTTGAATGATACCACCGCCGTGGTGATTGCCACGGGCGCCATCCGTTTCCGCTGGCAGAAAGAGGCGCCACAAAGCCGGCAATCGATCAATACTTCCGTGTGGGTGTATGATGAAACAGGACAGTGGCTGCTTTCAGCTTTCCATAATTGCCGCGTAAAGGAATTTAGTCGCTTTTCGCGCTGGCTGTTGACACTGGGCCGCCGGTAA
- a CDS encoding ABC transporter ATP-binding protein, producing MKTYFRLLSFAKPINKFAIPYVLFTLLSVVFNTLNLALLAPMLTTIFGGTAKHEALVKPDNWLDIFALFNYYAKMASNTYGAFQSLLFVCICIAISVLLGNFFRYLSDRTMESLRIHTLLNLRKSVFNNVMNLHLGYFSNERKGDIISKIASDVQVVQFSVTGTLQVIFKEPVTLIAYLVLLFIISYKLTLASMLVIPLAGLIIARIVKKLKHQAAASHQSYGVMISYLDEALHGIRIIKAFNAVNFITDRFNGENVRYSKIINSMAKRQQLASPVSETLGVMMVACIVLYGGSLVLSNQGGLDAASFIAYIALFSQVMRPAKAISTSFSNIHSGIAAGERVLQLIDEKPAITNAPGATDIKDFQTSLQFENVSFAYGEKNILRNISLTIPKGKSVALVGPSGGGKSTLMDLIPRFIQPQSGSLIIDGKNIQSYTMESLRSLMGIVNQESILFNDTIFNNIAFGKPGTSKEDVEAAARIANAHDFIINTENGYETNIGDKGSKLSGGQRQRICIARAVLNNPPIMLLDEATSALDTESEKMVQDALNNLMKNRTSLVIAHRLSTIQNADMIIVLDNGQIVEQGTHQELLSHGGLYKKLIDMQTFSSL from the coding sequence ATGAAGACATACTTCCGACTTTTATCTTTTGCTAAACCAATTAATAAATTTGCCATCCCCTATGTCCTTTTTACTTTACTATCAGTTGTGTTCAACACACTGAACCTGGCCCTGCTGGCACCTATGCTGACAACCATCTTCGGAGGAACCGCCAAACATGAGGCATTGGTAAAACCGGATAACTGGCTCGACATTTTTGCGCTGTTTAATTATTATGCAAAGATGGCCAGCAACACTTACGGCGCCTTCCAAAGCCTGTTATTTGTATGTATCTGTATTGCGATCTCCGTATTGCTGGGCAATTTTTTCAGGTACCTGTCGGACCGCACAATGGAAAGTCTGCGTATCCACACCCTGCTCAACCTGCGTAAATCCGTATTCAATAATGTAATGAATCTTCACCTCGGCTACTTCAGTAATGAAAGAAAAGGGGATATTATCTCAAAAATAGCTTCTGATGTACAGGTAGTACAGTTTTCTGTTACCGGTACCCTGCAGGTCATCTTCAAAGAACCGGTAACGCTCATTGCTTACCTGGTGTTATTGTTTATCATCTCTTACAAGCTCACGCTGGCCTCTATGTTGGTGATTCCACTGGCTGGTCTGATTATCGCGAGGATTGTAAAAAAATTAAAACACCAGGCCGCCGCATCGCATCAGTCATATGGTGTGATGATCAGCTACCTGGACGAGGCCCTGCACGGCATCCGTATCATCAAGGCATTTAATGCGGTTAATTTTATTACCGACAGATTTAACGGGGAAAACGTTCGTTATTCGAAGATCATCAACTCCATGGCAAAAAGACAACAGCTGGCATCCCCCGTATCTGAAACGCTGGGCGTAATGATGGTGGCTTGTATTGTGCTATATGGCGGTTCGCTTGTATTGTCCAACCAGGGTGGCCTCGATGCTGCCAGTTTCATTGCCTACATCGCACTTTTCTCGCAAGTGATGCGTCCTGCAAAGGCCATTTCTACCTCGTTCAGTAATATCCATTCAGGTATTGCAGCCGGCGAGCGGGTATTGCAGCTGATAGATGAAAAACCTGCCATTACAAATGCACCCGGCGCCACGGATATCAAAGACTTCCAGACTTCTTTGCAATTTGAAAATGTGTCTTTCGCTTACGGTGAAAAAAATATCCTCCGTAATATCAGTCTCACGATTCCAAAAGGAAAGTCAGTAGCACTGGTAGGACCTTCAGGAGGCGGCAAATCCACCCTGATGGACCTCATCCCCCGATTCATACAACCGCAATCCGGTAGTCTGATCATCGACGGAAAAAATATACAGTCGTATACCATGGAATCACTCCGTTCGCTGATGGGCATCGTCAACCAGGAGTCCATTCTTTTCAATGACACTATTTTTAATAATATAGCCTTTGGCAAACCCGGTACCAGCAAGGAAGATGTGGAAGCGGCCGCCAGGATTGCCAACGCACACGACTTTATTATCAATACAGAAAACGGTTATGAAACCAATATCGGAGATAAAGGTTCCAAACTCTCCGGCGGACAAAGACAACGGATCTGTATTGCGCGGGCTGTGCTGAATAATCCACCTATTATGTTGCTGGATGAAGCCACTTCTGCCCTGGATACCGAATCAGAAAAAATGGTGCAGGATGCCCTCAATAACCTGATGAAAAACCGTACCTCGCTCGTGATTGCACACCGTTTGAGTACTATTCAGAATGCAGACATGATCATTGTACTGGACAACGGACAAATAGTAGAACAGGGTACGCACCAGGAATTACTGAGCCATGGCGGACTGTATAAAAAACTGATAGATATGCAAACCTTCAGTTCCCTGTAG
- a CDS encoding multidrug effflux MFS transporter — translation MNKELTRSRYFFLILILGTLTALGPFSIDMYLPGFQAIAKELNVESTRVAYSLSSFFIGISAGQLLYGPLLDRFGRKKPLLIGLVLYILASAGCIYASSLNSLIILRFIQAIGSCAAAVASVAMVRDLFPVKENAKVFALLMLVVGTSPMIAPAVGGYITSAFSWHIVFLILAIMGVLILLTTIFWLPESYTPDTSMSLKPRPIINNFLSVIKEPQFYTYALTGAMAFSGLFAYVSASPQVFMGIHHLSDKTYGWIFAGLSIGFIGSSQVNSLLLKRFESQQIVPVALTGQVITGIVFLCCAWNDWLNLPGTIALLFAFLCCLGCINPNTSALSLAPFRKNAGSASALMGAIQMGAGALAATIVGADDSNTAVPMALTMCGSSILALIILLIGRKRIGTALAAPEKGSAVVAH, via the coding sequence TTGAACAAAGAACTTACCAGGTCCAGATATTTCTTTCTTATTCTGATCCTGGGTACACTCACAGCACTGGGGCCATTCTCTATTGACATGTACCTTCCTGGTTTTCAGGCCATAGCAAAAGAATTGAATGTAGAATCAACCCGGGTGGCCTATTCCCTGTCCAGCTTTTTTATTGGCATCTCAGCAGGACAACTGCTGTATGGCCCGCTGCTGGACCGTTTTGGAAGAAAGAAGCCCCTGCTCATCGGGCTAGTACTATATATCCTGGCTTCGGCGGGTTGCATCTATGCATCTTCGCTTAACAGCCTGATCATTCTCCGGTTTATCCAGGCCATAGGCAGTTGCGCTGCTGCAGTAGCTTCTGTAGCCATGGTACGCGATCTGTTTCCGGTGAAGGAAAATGCCAAAGTATTTGCCTTGCTTATGCTCGTGGTAGGTACCTCACCTATGATAGCGCCTGCTGTTGGAGGTTATATTACCAGTGCTTTCAGCTGGCATATTGTATTCCTGATCCTCGCTATCATGGGGGTGCTGATTTTGCTGACAACCATTTTCTGGTTGCCGGAAAGTTATACGCCCGATACTTCCATGTCGCTGAAGCCCCGGCCCATCATTAATAATTTCCTGTCGGTTATAAAGGAGCCGCAGTTTTATACCTATGCCTTAACGGGCGCCATGGCCTTTTCAGGGCTGTTTGCCTACGTATCGGCCTCTCCGCAGGTTTTTATGGGCATTCATCACCTGAGCGATAAAACATATGGGTGGATCTTCGCAGGTTTATCAATAGGATTTATTGGTTCCAGCCAGGTAAACAGCCTTCTGCTGAAACGGTTTGAAAGCCAGCAGATAGTACCCGTGGCATTAACCGGACAAGTGATTACGGGCATCGTCTTTCTATGCTGTGCCTGGAATGACTGGCTGAACCTGCCCGGCACCATTGCGTTGCTGTTTGCGTTCCTTTGCTGCCTTGGTTGCATCAATCCGAATACATCCGCCTTGTCACTCGCTCCCTTCAGGAAAAACGCCGGTAGCGCCTCCGCGCTGATGGGTGCTATTCAGATGGGTGCAGGCGCACTGGCCGCGACCATTGTAGGCGCGGACGACAGCAATACCGCGGTACCAATGGCTCTTACCATGTGCGGATCATCGATCCTGGCATTGATCATCTTATTGATTGGCAGAAAAAGAATAGGTACGGCCCTCGCCGCTCCTGAAAAAGGCAGTGCCGTAGTGGCACATTAA
- a CDS encoding glycosyltransferase family A protein — protein sequence MQTSIDIVIPSFRLNEAFLLPMLRLPKPAGLDIKYYLIADNPAIKPGQALSDLIDNKTVFLLVNEQNMGAGLTRNRGIDAGTGEWILFIDDDVQVRDDLLFAYAKALEQFPNETGFAGMVALEEPINDFTRAISLNKTLDIFRVAADFPHTAWAATANVMVKRSAIGDIRFSAAIPRTGGGEEVDFFLKVKEKNNDRNLKCLPAAWVTHPWWGGGKMNLKRNFYYGIGNSILIMRNQRYAWNGFFNTVEILFFSTITGLALLFTRPRLLPAVFLFMLFTVLLEYLYQIVNIYQQTRKVELKTAFLNMLINIADDGGVLAGNLQRFRLKGIGERFNYDGNPVTRNYQFNRKKIFKFVLYLIAIIILIRCFN from the coding sequence ATGCAAACCAGTATCGATATTGTCATTCCTTCATTTCGTTTAAATGAAGCCTTCCTGTTGCCAATGCTCCGGTTACCCAAGCCCGCAGGACTGGACATCAAATATTACCTCATTGCGGATAATCCGGCAATAAAACCCGGACAGGCGCTCAGTGATCTGATTGACAACAAGACCGTCTTTTTACTGGTGAATGAACAGAACATGGGCGCAGGGCTCACCCGCAACAGGGGTATTGACGCGGGTACCGGCGAATGGATTCTCTTTATTGATGATGATGTACAGGTGCGGGATGACCTGCTTTTTGCCTACGCAAAAGCATTGGAACAATTCCCCAATGAAACCGGTTTTGCCGGCATGGTAGCCCTCGAGGAACCTATCAACGATTTTACACGCGCCATCTCCTTAAACAAAACACTCGATATCTTCAGGGTGGCGGCCGACTTCCCGCATACCGCCTGGGCTGCTACCGCCAATGTGATGGTGAAACGCAGCGCCATCGGCGATATCCGCTTCTCCGCAGCTATTCCCCGCACCGGTGGCGGTGAGGAAGTAGACTTCTTCCTGAAAGTAAAAGAAAAAAATAACGACCGTAACCTGAAATGCCTCCCAGCAGCCTGGGTTACCCATCCCTGGTGGGGCGGCGGCAAAATGAACCTCAAACGTAATTTCTACTACGGTATCGGCAACAGTATCCTGATTATGCGCAACCAGCGTTATGCCTGGAACGGATTTTTTAATACGGTAGAGATCCTGTTCTTTTCCACAATAACTGGCCTGGCACTGCTTTTTACCCGCCCCCGGCTCCTGCCTGCGGTGTTTTTATTCATGCTATTTACGGTGCTCTTGGAATATCTTTATCAGATCGTAAATATCTATCAGCAAACCCGTAAAGTGGAACTCAAAACCGCTTTTCTCAATATGCTCATTAACATAGCCGATGATGGCGGCGTGTTAGCCGGCAATCTCCAACGCTTCCGACTGAAGGGTATCGGGGAAAGGTTTAACTACGATGGTAATCCTGTAACAAGAAATTACCAGTTCAACCGTAAGAAGATATTTAAGTTTGTATTGTACCTTATCGCGATAATCATACTTATCCGTTGTTTTAATTAG
- a CDS encoding DNA/RNA non-specific endonuclease encodes MPKKRKKKKNNKKNQQKSQQNNSLAIVVILILVAFVVTTCSRKITGSREKDPVEESSPQKNNKKPVASPLLQEDFGKGNKTSYNTGNVILSSGSWELKDAMTGGLQQDRKTGNQALRIRGNGMAGMNFDIAVKGTVTVTLKHAMFGADKKGTWELWASVNKGQRYTRVGHAVTTTGTVLQHVSFTASTTAHIRFSIRKTDKSRSRINFDAFTVTAGGKVLPVVPDKPVEDKVAAGDNDNLLLGNPSNATASVLMVNNYLMDKGYYKLSYSRDKGGPNWVSWHVSRSDLGSMSRGRNFRPDEDLPGDWYQVLQTGYLGSGFDRGHNCPSGDRTASRAANAATFLMTNMIPQAPNHNQHLWSNLENYTRSLVRAGNEVYVIMGSYGSGGVGSNGPAKRIADKQVNVPDRIWKVIVVLREGNNDLQRISKNTRIIAVNTPNKNDVNTNWTAYLTSIEEIEKATSYRLLSNVPEQVRQELVKKVDVGE; translated from the coding sequence ATGCCAAAGAAGAGAAAGAAGAAAAAGAATAATAAGAAGAACCAGCAAAAGAGCCAACAGAACAATAGTTTAGCCATTGTCGTTATACTGATCCTTGTTGCATTTGTTGTTACTACCTGTTCCCGGAAAATTACCGGCAGCAGGGAAAAGGATCCTGTTGAAGAATCATCTCCCCAAAAAAATAATAAGAAACCTGTAGCAAGCCCTTTGTTGCAGGAAGATTTCGGGAAAGGAAATAAAACCAGTTATAATACGGGTAATGTGATACTGTCCAGCGGCTCCTGGGAGCTGAAAGATGCTATGACGGGCGGATTGCAGCAGGATCGTAAAACCGGTAACCAGGCGCTCAGAATCCGTGGTAATGGGATGGCAGGGATGAACTTCGACATTGCTGTAAAGGGCACGGTAACGGTTACACTAAAACATGCCATGTTTGGCGCAGATAAAAAAGGTACCTGGGAGCTGTGGGCTTCTGTGAACAAAGGTCAGCGTTATACCAGGGTTGGGCATGCTGTTACTACTACGGGTACTGTCTTGCAGCATGTTTCGTTTACAGCCAGTACAACTGCTCACATCCGCTTCAGCATCCGTAAAACGGATAAAAGCAGGAGCCGGATCAATTTCGATGCGTTTACGGTAACAGCAGGTGGGAAAGTATTGCCTGTTGTGCCGGATAAACCAGTGGAAGATAAAGTTGCGGCAGGGGATAATGATAACCTGTTACTTGGTAATCCCAGCAATGCTACTGCTTCTGTATTGATGGTAAATAATTACCTGATGGATAAAGGCTACTACAAATTATCTTACAGCCGTGATAAGGGTGGTCCTAACTGGGTGAGCTGGCATGTATCGCGCAGTGATCTGGGGAGTATGTCCAGGGGCCGGAATTTCAGGCCGGATGAAGATCTACCGGGCGACTGGTACCAGGTGTTACAGACTGGCTACCTGGGGAGCGGTTTTGACCGTGGTCATAATTGTCCTTCCGGCGACCGTACTGCCAGCAGGGCCGCCAATGCCGCTACCTTTCTCATGACCAATATGATTCCGCAGGCGCCCAATCATAATCAGCATTTGTGGTCGAACCTGGAGAATTACACCCGCTCGCTGGTGAGAGCCGGCAATGAAGTATATGTGATCATGGGTAGCTATGGCAGCGGCGGCGTGGGTAGTAATGGACCTGCGAAGAGGATTGCAGACAAGCAGGTGAATGTACCGGATCGTATCTGGAAAGTGATCGTGGTGTTGCGGGAAGGAAACAACGATTTACAACGCATCTCAAAAAATACCCGCATTATTGCGGTGAATACGCCCAATAAAAATGATGTGAATACCAACTGGACCGCTTACCTTACTTCCATTGAAGAGATCGAGAAAGCAACCAGCTACCGCTTACTGAGCAATGTTCCTGAACAGGTGCGGCAGGAACTGGTGAAAAAAGTGGATGTGGGAGAGTAG
- a CDS encoding glycosyltransferase family A protein, which produces MINKVPDNGLPLVSVIIPNYNHAAYLEKRITSVLNQTFTDFEVILMDDCSTDDSRAIIEKYRDHPNVKKIIYNEQNSGSVFRQWKRGVGEAAGKYIWLAESDDWCEPTLLQHLVAGLEENDQCAVAYCQSYTMKEDNLILWQSHYPLLADYMEGRKYIHEYLVFRCGIFNASMAVWRKELFSKVDEGYLNFRMSGDWYFWIELCKQGDVFITGRTLNYFRNHSGDVSSNVYKTGLNFREATRVLIKMRKDGIISQQMFGKAFRHKHREYWNARKKLDQQLLQEIESDFYNEEATHISRATLRRDAWWKTTRIKVQCFFTGADLKARLPYSGAEWR; this is translated from the coding sequence ATGATAAACAAAGTACCGGATAATGGCCTGCCGTTAGTTTCTGTGATTATTCCCAACTACAATCATGCTGCTTACCTGGAAAAACGGATTACATCTGTTTTGAATCAGACCTTTACAGATTTTGAGGTGATCCTGATGGATGACTGTTCTACTGATGACAGCAGGGCGATCATTGAAAAGTACCGGGATCATCCCAATGTTAAAAAGATCATTTATAATGAGCAGAATAGCGGGAGTGTTTTCAGGCAATGGAAACGGGGTGTTGGCGAGGCCGCAGGAAAATATATCTGGCTGGCGGAAAGCGATGACTGGTGCGAGCCTACTTTGCTGCAACACCTGGTAGCAGGATTGGAAGAAAATGATCAGTGTGCAGTTGCATATTGCCAGTCTTATACAATGAAGGAAGATAACCTGATCCTTTGGCAATCGCATTATCCTTTGCTGGCCGATTATATGGAAGGCCGGAAATATATTCACGAATACCTGGTGTTCCGTTGTGGTATCTTCAATGCCAGCATGGCCGTGTGGCGGAAGGAACTTTTCAGTAAGGTAGATGAAGGGTATCTCAACTTCAGGATGAGTGGTGACTGGTACTTCTGGATAGAACTCTGTAAGCAGGGAGATGTGTTTATTACCGGGCGTACATTGAATTATTTCAGGAATCATTCGGGCGATGTTTCCAGTAACGTGTATAAGACAGGATTAAATTTCAGAGAGGCTACCCGTGTGCTGATTAAAATGCGGAAAGACGGAATTATTTCTCAGCAGATGTTTGGTAAAGCGTTCCGGCATAAGCACCGGGAATACTGGAATGCCCGGAAGAAGCTGGACCAGCAGTTGTTACAGGAGATAGAAAGCGATTTTTATAACGAGGAAGCCACGCATATTTCCCGCGCTACACTTAGAAGAGATGCATGGTGGAAAACCACGAGGATAAAAGTGCAATGTTTTTTTACAGGGGCGGATCTGAAAGCGCGTTTACCTTATTCCGGCGCTGAGTGGAGATAA
- a CDS encoding glycosyltransferase family 2 protein — MKLVLESVLRQNILPDEIIIADDGSGEATRSIVEAFSRSTTIPVKHFWHPDEGFRKTIIINQAITGTASDYIIQIDGDIVLHEHFIRDHISEAERGYYIRGSRVLLPEDKTLHYLDSGEFENATIFGKGVKNRFNALRIPFLAPILIKKSKRSRNLIGCNCAFWKEDFLKVNGYNNELKGWGHEDIELAARFINSGLSQKKVKMKAVCYHLYHPFNDRVRENINYRVYLDTLNQGIAYCTNGYYH; from the coding sequence TTGAAACTGGTTCTGGAGAGTGTTTTAAGACAGAACATTTTACCGGATGAGATCATTATCGCAGATGATGGTTCAGGCGAAGCTACCAGATCAATTGTAGAAGCATTCAGCAGAAGTACAACCATACCGGTAAAACATTTCTGGCATCCTGATGAAGGGTTCAGAAAAACCATCATTATCAATCAGGCAATAACGGGCACCGCATCTGATTACATCATACAGATCGACGGAGATATTGTGTTGCATGAGCATTTCATCAGAGATCATATCAGCGAAGCAGAGAGAGGATATTACATCCGTGGCAGCCGGGTATTATTGCCGGAAGATAAAACACTTCATTATTTAGACTCCGGCGAATTTGAAAACGCGACTATTTTCGGAAAAGGGGTCAAGAACCGTTTTAATGCCTTACGCATTCCATTCCTTGCGCCAATACTGATTAAAAAGAGCAAACGTTCCAGGAACCTCATCGGTTGTAACTGCGCCTTCTGGAAAGAAGATTTTCTGAAGGTAAATGGTTATAATAACGAACTGAAGGGCTGGGGACATGAAGATATTGAACTGGCCGCCCGCTTTATTAATTCCGGTCTGAGTCAGAAGAAGGTGAAGATGAAAGCTGTTTGTTACCATCTGTATCATCCTTTCAACGACCGCGTACGGGAGAACATCAATTACAGGGTTTATCTCGACACCTTAAATCAGGGCATTGCCTACTGTACTAACGGCTATTATCACTAA
- a CDS encoding glycosyltransferase family A protein — protein MHVSIDVVIPSFRLEEKYILPILRLKKPADATIRFYLVADNPAVVPSPAIRSLVDNEQVFLEINPQNLGAALTRNKGLEMGKGDWILFLDDDIECREDLLETYAAAARQYPDETGFIGLINLPAPKQSFSHAITINGAMDVFATAAKYPTFAWGATANIMIRRAALGDIRFSLRYPKFGGGEDVDFFIKVRARNGYRDYKSLPEAVAEHPWWDNERPNFKRPFRYGIGNSWLGQLNPQHAYHDLLNTPELLLLLAIATIVLTIINIHWLLPMLLLMAGILVIEAIAITIQALKRKSKRGIKIFTYLIQLRLVYESGLLWGNLSRFRLTGMGQRFNYNGSFKKNHFYKTSTYRIVKWILYPVLVYVLWRYFR, from the coding sequence ATGCATGTAAGTATTGATGTTGTCATTCCATCCTTCCGCCTGGAAGAAAAATATATTTTACCAATACTCCGGCTCAAAAAGCCGGCAGATGCAACGATCAGGTTTTACCTGGTGGCAGACAACCCGGCTGTGGTTCCTTCTCCTGCTATCAGATCACTGGTAGATAATGAACAGGTATTCCTGGAAATAAACCCGCAGAACCTCGGCGCCGCCCTCACCCGGAATAAGGGGCTTGAAATGGGCAAGGGCGACTGGATCCTGTTCCTGGATGATGATATTGAATGCAGGGAAGACCTGCTGGAAACTTACGCAGCGGCGGCCCGCCAATATCCGGATGAAACGGGCTTCATCGGGCTGATTAATCTGCCGGCACCTAAACAATCTTTCAGTCACGCTATCACCATCAATGGCGCCATGGATGTTTTTGCCACTGCGGCCAAATATCCCACTTTCGCCTGGGGTGCTACTGCTAATATTATGATCCGCCGCGCCGCCTTGGGCGATATACGTTTCTCGCTCCGCTATCCGAAATTTGGCGGCGGGGAAGATGTGGACTTCTTTATCAAAGTAAGGGCGCGCAATGGCTACCGCGATTATAAATCACTACCGGAAGCGGTGGCAGAACACCCCTGGTGGGATAACGAACGTCCTAATTTCAAACGGCCCTTCCGTTATGGTATCGGCAACAGCTGGTTAGGGCAGCTCAATCCCCAACATGCTTACCATGATTTGTTGAATACCCCCGAACTGTTGCTGCTGCTGGCAATAGCCACCATCGTGCTGACAATTATTAATATCCACTGGTTGCTGCCCATGCTGTTACTGATGGCGGGCATCCTGGTTATTGAGGCCATTGCCATCACAATCCAGGCGCTGAAAAGAAAGTCGAAACGCGGAATAAAAATATTCACTTACCTGATCCAACTGCGGCTGGTGTATGAATCCGGGCTACTGTGGGGCAACCTCTCCCGTTTCCGACTCACAGGTATGGGCCAACGTTTTAATTATAACGGCAGTTTTAAAAAGAATCATTTTTATAAAACCAGCACCTACCGGATTGTAAAATGGATTCTTTACCCGGTGCTGGTATATGTGCTGTGGCGCTACTTCAGATAA